The following proteins are encoded in a genomic region of Candidatus Diapherotrites archaeon:
- the speD gene encoding adenosylmethionine decarboxylase, translating to MIPEVILFGLSGFFAKLTDNLVDERFVSRDSLKYFTAIMYGAVAGYLASTNSDFATLIFGIMAGNIAFGRIDHKAHQLGVAIIIAVVAVFGLAQINALLFIAFALLAWLDEFLNDLEKSPGVLGERPMLPLACIAIGAFYGNWIFLMAIVAFDASYRLADYAMERLMKKFKAEFGPQLAIDCYKCKSKNLSSESFVKKFLLELAKTIGMKPISGPATINYSAEKPDDNGISGFILIAESHISIHTYPARALAKVDIVSCKEFEQAQAVEFVRKKLEAEDVVWKRIERGKEYPKDVEEAKGIIDRERKSA from the coding sequence ATGATTCCGGAAGTCATTTTGTTCGGGTTGTCGGGCTTTTTCGCAAAGCTCACGGACAACCTTGTCGACGAAAGGTTCGTTTCAAGGGATAGCCTCAAGTACTTCACTGCAATAATGTACGGCGCGGTTGCCGGCTACCTTGCATCGACGAATTCGGATTTTGCAACGCTCATTTTCGGGATAATGGCGGGCAACATAGCGTTCGGCAGGATCGACCACAAGGCGCACCAGCTTGGCGTGGCAATCATAATAGCGGTTGTCGCGGTTTTCGGCTTAGCGCAAATCAACGCATTGCTGTTCATTGCGTTCGCACTGCTTGCATGGCTCGACGAGTTCCTGAACGACTTGGAAAAAAGCCCGGGCGTGCTCGGCGAAAGGCCGATGCTGCCATTGGCGTGCATTGCCATCGGCGCATTTTACGGCAATTGGATTTTCCTCATGGCAATCGTGGCATTTGACGCGAGCTACCGGCTGGCGGATTACGCCATGGAAAGGCTCATGAAAAAATTCAAGGCGGAGTTTGGGCCGCAGCTTGCAATCGACTGCTACAAGTGCAAAAGCAAAAACCTGTCAAGCGAAAGCTTTGTCAAAAAATTCCTCCTCGAACTCGCAAAAACAATCGGCATGAAACCCATCAGCGGGCCTGCCACAATAAACTATTCCGCGGAAAAACCCGACGACAACGGCATTTCAGGCTTCATTCTCATAGCCGAATCGCACATAAGCATCCACACCTATCCCGCGCGCGCACTCGCAAAAGTCGACATAGTCTCATGCAAGGAATTCGAACAGGCGCAGGCAGTGGAGTTCGTGCGGAAAAAGCTTGAAGCCGAAGACGTGGTGTGGAAAAGGATCGAGCGCGGAAAAGAATACCCGAAAGACGTCGAAGAAGCCAAAGGCATAATTGACAGGGAAAGAAAAAGCGCCTGA
- a CDS encoding queuosine precursor transporter encodes MEKPENPAQTKNFRYFDVIMASFVAVLIISNIASSKILSFFFFDFDGGTLLFPLSYIFGDILTEVYGYRKSRKVIWMGFFATAFMSAYLWLVGILPPSPGWENQGAFMAVLGVVPRIVIASLVAYFAGEFSNSFILAKMKIWTKGKWLWARTIGSTIVGEGVDTLLFVTIAFFGVLPQSLFIAVIVSNYVFKVGIEVLFTPITYKIVAFLKRMEKTDVYDHKTDFNPFRLEQ; translated from the coding sequence ATGGAAAAACCAGAAAACCCGGCGCAGACCAAAAATTTCAGGTACTTTGACGTCATAATGGCGTCATTTGTGGCAGTCCTGATAATTTCCAACATAGCGTCATCCAAGATTCTCTCGTTTTTTTTCTTCGACTTTGACGGCGGCACGCTTCTGTTTCCTTTGAGCTATATTTTCGGCGACATCCTGACCGAGGTTTACGGTTACAGGAAATCAAGGAAAGTCATCTGGATGGGTTTTTTTGCCACGGCTTTCATGTCCGCTTACCTGTGGCTTGTCGGCATACTGCCGCCCTCGCCGGGCTGGGAAAACCAGGGTGCGTTCATGGCCGTGCTTGGCGTTGTGCCCAGAATAGTCATTGCAAGCCTGGTCGCGTATTTCGCCGGCGAGTTCTCCAATTCATTCATACTTGCCAAAATGAAAATCTGGACAAAAGGAAAATGGCTTTGGGCGAGGACAATCGGCTCGACAATCGTCGGGGAAGGCGTGGATACCCTGCTGTTTGTCACAATCGCATTCTTCGGCGTTCTCCCGCAAAGCCTTTTCATTGCGGTAATAGTCTCAAATTACGTTTTCAAGGTCGGCATCGAAGTGCTGTTCACGCCCATAACCTACAAAATCGTGGCCTTCCTGAAACGCATGGAAAAAACGGACGTGTACGACCACAAAACCGATTTCAACCCTTTCAGGCTTGAACAGTGA
- a CDS encoding deoxyhypusine synthase, whose protein sequence is MQKIVDFDSDAFSAKGISGVFANSGFQATNIAGAVELIEKMKKDKATIILSFTANMVATGMRGIIAELCRKKFVDAIITTAGSTDHDIIKSFVPYSVGSFDADDSELHAKGINRIGNIFVPTKGFEVLEQKIRPVYKKMLEGKKPFSPSELNSEIGGILGKDSFLYWCRKNSIPVFCPGITDGAIGLQMYFFRQDNPGFIVDVTKDMKELADIVLNADKTGAIILGGGISKHHTIGVNILREGLDYAVYVSTAGEFDGSLSGARPKEAKSWGKLKEKGSSVHVFCEATIAVPLIVASLKEKGLL, encoded by the coding sequence ATGCAGAAAATAGTTGACTTCGACTCGGACGCATTCTCCGCCAAGGGAATTTCAGGAGTGTTCGCAAACTCCGGCTTCCAGGCGACAAACATTGCCGGGGCTGTCGAGTTGATTGAAAAAATGAAAAAGGACAAGGCGACGATCATTCTCAGCTTCACCGCAAACATGGTGGCAACGGGAATGCGAGGCATCATCGCGGAACTGTGCAGGAAAAAATTCGTCGACGCGATCATAACAACTGCCGGCAGCACAGACCATGACATCATCAAAAGCTTCGTGCCATACTCCGTCGGAAGCTTTGACGCCGATGATTCCGAACTGCACGCCAAAGGCATCAACAGGATCGGCAACATTTTCGTGCCCACAAAAGGCTTCGAGGTTTTGGAACAGAAAATAAGGCCCGTTTACAAAAAAATGCTTGAAGGCAAAAAGCCTTTTTCGCCCAGCGAACTCAACTCCGAAATCGGCGGAATACTCGGAAAGGACTCGTTCCTTTACTGGTGCAGGAAAAACTCGATTCCTGTTTTCTGCCCCGGCATAACCGACGGCGCGATCGGGCTGCAAATGTACTTTTTCAGGCAGGACAACCCTGGTTTCATTGTTGACGTCACAAAGGACATGAAAGAGCTGGCTGACATTGTGCTGAACGCGGACAAAACCGGGGCAATCATTTTAGGCGGCGGAATCTCCAAGCACCATACAATCGGCGTGAACATTCTGCGAGAAGGCCTCGACTACGCGGTTTACGTTTCAACGGCAGGCGAGTTCGACGGCAGCCTCAGCGGCGCAAGGCCGAAAGAAGCGAAAAGCTGGGGCAAGCTCAAGGAAAAAGGTTCTTCCGTCCACGTTTTCTGCGAAGCCACAATCGCAGTGCCATTGATTGTCGCGTCGCTCAAGGAAAAAGGGCTGTTGTGA
- a CDS encoding isoleucine--tRNA ligase — MQEKKLLEAYSPEKEAEVKRLWKEKGIPGKARRKNAKAKEKFYLMDGPPYATGHIHMGTALNKILKDVAIRSKRMQGFEVFDRAGYDTHGLPIEHAIEKELGFKNKQDIEAYGVENFVKKCRQFATQFIGTMNSEFEELGVWMDWENPYKTLENSYIEAIWHSFKKADEKGLLYLGKYSVHVCPRCATAVAYNEIEYAKQTDTSVYVKFPIEGEKGKFFVIWTTTPWTLPANTGIMAHPAFKYSEVSLSNGETWIVAEALVQKLMAAIEAGYTVKRTFFGKELEGKKYSNPLSKNLALKPEDTKNAYRVILSDRYVNLDEGTGLVHTAPGHGKEDFDAGSKAGLPVLSPVEIDGTMTKEAGKYAGKKARQVDPEIIDDLESLGALVYRHPYTHDYPLCWRCKTPLLMIATPQWFFRVSQIQKKMLAENDKVNWVPAWMKDRMKNWIESLGDWPVSRKRYWGSPLPIWVCAKCNKRKVVGSLAELKSLAKVPEGIDLHKPYIDAITMKCDCGNEMKRVEEVLDVWFDSGVSSWAALGFPAEKKQFERFWPADLNIEGTDQVRGWWNSQLITSTICFGKKPFESIMVHGIVLGPDKQKMAKSNLKSMIRPQEVIAKYNRDYLRYYLISASKGEDFSFDWNGFSDISRFFNILWNCHNFAKLYLEIDAEKADKIDAAQLEPEDNWILARLNSVTEETLQAYNGYAFYKALACISDFVMEDFSRTYIKLVRERVGTGTEKALARTVSKILFDLLRLLAPVTPHITEYIYQDIRTGKMPESIHLLELPKPDKKLENKALEKEMSLVKELAQACLALREENKLRLRWPLNRLVVVTKTGKELGKAKDILAKMANVKKVSEAKEKPAGKFAEKQAGETTLCLDIATTKELEDEWELRELVRQVQAMRKEANLNPNDTARLGISCDDNVFLKKFAKQIEEETNTKIAGAKGEMKKLLKRGFHLEIGQ, encoded by the coding sequence ATGCAGGAAAAGAAATTGCTTGAGGCGTATTCGCCTGAAAAGGAAGCCGAAGTCAAAAGGCTGTGGAAGGAAAAGGGCATCCCCGGAAAGGCCAGGCGAAAGAACGCCAAGGCGAAGGAAAAATTCTATTTGATGGACGGCCCGCCATACGCGACCGGCCACATCCACATGGGAACCGCGCTCAACAAGATACTGAAAGACGTTGCAATCAGGTCAAAGCGCATGCAGGGATTCGAGGTTTTCGACCGCGCGGGATATGACACGCACGGCCTGCCAATCGAGCACGCAATCGAAAAAGAGCTGGGCTTCAAAAACAAGCAGGACATCGAAGCCTACGGCGTTGAAAACTTTGTCAAAAAATGCAGGCAGTTTGCAACGCAGTTCATCGGCACAATGAATTCCGAGTTCGAGGAGCTCGGGGTGTGGATGGACTGGGAAAACCCTTACAAGACGCTTGAAAACTCGTACATCGAGGCAATCTGGCATTCGTTCAAAAAAGCCGACGAAAAAGGCCTGCTGTACCTTGGAAAGTATTCCGTGCACGTCTGCCCGAGATGCGCGACGGCCGTTGCCTACAATGAAATAGAATACGCGAAGCAGACTGACACGAGCGTTTACGTGAAATTTCCAATCGAAGGCGAAAAAGGGAAATTCTTTGTCATCTGGACTACAACGCCCTGGACCCTGCCCGCAAACACGGGCATAATGGCGCACCCCGCATTCAAGTATTCTGAAGTCAGCCTGAGCAACGGCGAAACCTGGATTGTGGCGGAAGCTCTGGTGCAAAAACTCATGGCCGCGATTGAGGCAGGCTACACTGTAAAGCGCACGTTTTTTGGAAAAGAGCTTGAAGGGAAAAAATATTCCAATCCATTGTCAAAGAACCTCGCGTTGAAGCCGGAGGACACGAAAAACGCTTACCGCGTAATCCTGAGCGACAGGTACGTGAACCTCGACGAAGGCACGGGACTCGTGCACACTGCACCCGGCCACGGCAAGGAAGACTTCGACGCCGGTTCGAAAGCAGGCCTGCCGGTTCTGTCGCCGGTTGAAATCGACGGCACAATGACAAAAGAAGCGGGAAAGTATGCGGGCAAAAAGGCAAGGCAGGTCGACCCGGAAATAATCGATGATTTGGAAAGCCTCGGAGCATTGGTGTACAGGCACCCTTACACGCACGATTATCCGCTTTGCTGGAGATGCAAGACTCCATTGCTGATGATTGCGACTCCGCAGTGGTTCTTCCGCGTTTCGCAGATTCAGAAAAAAATGCTCGCGGAAAACGACAAGGTCAACTGGGTTCCGGCCTGGATGAAGGACAGGATGAAAAACTGGATTGAAAGCCTCGGCGACTGGCCGGTTTCAAGGAAACGCTACTGGGGCTCGCCCCTGCCGATCTGGGTGTGCGCAAAATGCAATAAAAGAAAGGTTGTCGGCTCGCTTGCGGAACTCAAAAGCCTTGCCAAGGTGCCGGAAGGAATTGACCTGCACAAACCCTACATTGACGCCATAACAATGAAATGCGATTGCGGCAATGAAATGAAAAGGGTCGAAGAGGTCTTGGACGTCTGGTTCGATTCCGGCGTTTCAAGCTGGGCAGCGCTCGGCTTTCCCGCTGAAAAAAAGCAGTTTGAAAGGTTCTGGCCCGCTGATTTGAACATCGAAGGAACAGACCAGGTCCGGGGCTGGTGGAACTCGCAGCTCATAACCTCGACAATCTGCTTCGGCAAAAAGCCGTTCGAAAGCATAATGGTGCACGGCATAGTGCTCGGCCCAGACAAGCAAAAAATGGCAAAAAGCAATCTAAAAAGCATGATAAGGCCGCAGGAGGTAATCGCAAAATACAACCGCGACTACCTGCGATATTACCTTATTTCCGCCTCGAAAGGCGAGGACTTCTCTTTCGACTGGAACGGGTTCAGCGACATTTCAAGGTTTTTCAACATTCTCTGGAACTGCCACAATTTCGCAAAACTCTATCTTGAGATAGACGCAGAAAAAGCGGATAAAATCGATGCCGCGCAGCTTGAGCCGGAGGACAACTGGATTCTTGCAAGGCTCAATTCAGTGACGGAGGAAACACTGCAGGCATACAACGGCTACGCGTTTTACAAGGCGTTGGCGTGCATAAGCGATTTCGTCATGGAGGATTTCAGCCGCACCTACATCAAGCTTGTCAGGGAACGCGTCGGCACAGGCACGGAAAAAGCGCTCGCGCGGACGGTGTCAAAAATCCTTTTCGACCTGCTTAGATTGCTTGCGCCGGTCACGCCGCACATAACCGAATACATTTACCAGGACATCCGCACTGGAAAAATGCCTGAAAGCATCCACCTGCTGGAACTGCCAAAGCCGGACAAAAAGCTTGAAAACAAGGCATTGGAAAAAGAAATGTCCTTGGTGAAAGAACTTGCACAGGCCTGCCTCGCTCTCAGGGAAGAGAACAAGCTGAGGCTCAGATGGCCGTTGAACAGGCTTGTTGTGGTGACCAAGACCGGAAAAGAGCTTGGAAAGGCAAAGGATATTCTCGCAAAAATGGCGAACGTGAAAAAGGTTTCCGAAGCAAAGGAAAAGCCTGCAGGAAAGTTCGCGGAAAAGCAGGCCGGAGAAACAACTCTTTGCCTTGACATCGCAACCACGAAAGAGCTTGAAGACGAATGGGAACTGCGGGAACTTGTCAGGCAGGTGCAGGCCATGAGAAAAGAGGCAAACCTCAACCCCAACGACACTGCCAGGCTGGGAATAAGCTGCGACGACAATGTTTTCCTCAAAAAATTCGCAAAGCAGATAGAGGAAGAAACGAACACGAAAATCGCCGGGGCGAAAGGCGAAATGAAAAAGCTGTTAAAGCGCGGATTCCATTTAGAGATAGGACAATGA
- a CDS encoding preprotein translocase subunit Sec61beta, translated as MRFFDSDTKGPKIPPLFVVGFAVATIVVLVAAHLFL; from the coding sequence ATGCGTTTTTTTGATTCGGACACTAAAGGGCCGAAAATCCCGCCGTTGTTTGTGGTTGGCTTTGCGGTTGCAACGATTGTGGTGCTTGTTGCGGCGCACCTGTTCCTCTGA
- a CDS encoding non-canonical purine NTP pyrophosphatase — MPDPLFLVSTNDFKFDEIKKILGGYGVKIEQKKIELDEPDLKSLEEIALAKARHAYSLVKKPLIVEDTGVFFDALPGFPGTKAKRAWLELGFEGLFKKLEGKDRSARFKSVICLMNSPQDYKFFAGELEGRILEKVVMPEAKRLPYEKIFEPDGGKKALVEFSVEEKNAFSHRAIAAGKLGEYLAKTQSPQAKNGGKNKSGKAKK, encoded by the coding sequence ATGCCTGATCCTCTTTTCCTGGTTTCAACAAACGATTTCAAGTTCGACGAAATCAAAAAAATCCTCGGCGGTTACGGCGTGAAAATTGAGCAGAAAAAAATCGAGCTTGACGAGCCCGACCTGAAATCGCTTGAAGAGATCGCGCTGGCAAAGGCACGCCATGCCTACAGCCTGGTCAAAAAGCCGCTCATTGTCGAGGACACTGGCGTTTTCTTCGATGCCCTGCCGGGCTTTCCGGGCACCAAGGCGAAGCGCGCCTGGCTCGAACTGGGCTTTGAAGGGCTGTTCAAAAAGCTCGAAGGAAAAGACCGGAGTGCAAGGTTCAAGTCGGTTATCTGCCTCATGAATTCTCCGCAGGACTACAAGTTTTTCGCCGGCGAACTGGAAGGCAGGATCCTGGAAAAAGTCGTCATGCCGGAAGCCAAACGCCTGCCATACGAAAAAATCTTCGAGCCTGACGGCGGGAAAAAAGCGCTAGTCGAATTTTCGGTCGAGGAAAAAAACGCGTTCTCGCACCGCGCCATTGCAGCGGGAAAGCTCGGCGAATACCTCGCAAAAACGCAAAGCCCGCAGGCAAAAAATGGCGGGAAAAACAAAAGCGGCAAGGCAAAAAAATAA
- a CDS encoding single-stranded DNA-binding protein, translated as MTMKVSEIRPYGKKIDLTVKALKKNEEREVSSKLDGSTHKVTEALVGDETGTVLLTLWDDTIAKVEEGKSYKVTNAYASFFKNSLRVNIGRFGTIEESPETVENANEKNNLSEKEFSGRQA; from the coding sequence ATGACTATGAAGGTAAGCGAAATAAGGCCGTACGGAAAAAAAATTGACCTGACAGTGAAGGCACTCAAAAAGAACGAGGAACGCGAAGTCAGCTCAAAACTCGACGGCTCAACGCACAAAGTAACGGAAGCGCTTGTCGGCGACGAAACAGGAACCGTGCTCCTGACGCTCTGGGATGACACGATTGCAAAAGTCGAGGAAGGCAAATCGTACAAGGTGACGAACGCCTATGCTTCTTTTTTCAAGAACTCCCTGAGAGTGAACATCGGCAGGTTCGGCACTATAGAGGAAAGCCCTGAAACCGTGGAAAACGCCAACGAAAAAAACAACCTCAGCGAAAAAGAGTTCTCCGGAAGACAGGCTTGA
- a CDS encoding DUF296 domain-containing protein yields the protein MPIFDAELYKGRAEKKHLTLVLSEGEGIINSIKEGMKEHGIKEAFVEQANGLVKSGQITFNQGNRLKSKELADEKIFRASGKFSLSFDELFGSMSITVMNSHPLSGTLTKGTASEGFQIILSFLEIKNKEN from the coding sequence ATGCCGATTTTTGATGCTGAACTGTACAAGGGCAGGGCCGAAAAAAAGCACCTGACGCTCGTGCTATCCGAGGGCGAGGGCATAATCAATTCCATCAAGGAGGGCATGAAAGAGCACGGCATAAAGGAGGCCTTTGTCGAGCAGGCCAACGGCCTCGTAAAAAGCGGCCAGATAACGTTCAATCAGGGCAACAGGCTCAAGTCAAAGGAACTGGCGGATGAAAAGATTTTCCGCGCCAGCGGCAAATTCTCATTGAGCTTTGACGAACTGTTCGGCAGCATGAGCATCACGGTAATGAATTCGCATCCCCTTTCCGGCACGCTTACAAAGGGCACTGCTTCGGAAGGCTTTCAGATAATCCTCAGTTTCCTGGAAATAAAGAACAAGGAAAACTGA
- a CDS encoding mechanosensitive ion channel: MGLYTQIFIFIALMLLAFLLGQISYFALFRLFKNHRSTAKKIGKALNYAFFIAFLYVGITFVLNQNIDSFVAAAGIIGIAIALASQQTASNVLAGIITGFQKSLSEGDIIELDGKMGQVKDINLLSVEMKTFDGKIMVIPKAYFMSNPFTNYSTGKVLRLALPLQVSAKADVKKINAILMDICLKDPNVLPEIPYETTFFEKILQKETEKKTYNPDVVIKGVSADFYAIELRVWIHDIKNKDKIASDLNQTIFEKFKENKIELRPGAGI, encoded by the coding sequence ATGGGCCTTTACACGCAAATATTCATTTTCATCGCCCTCATGCTATTGGCTTTCCTGCTCGGCCAGATTTCATACTTTGCGCTATTCAGGCTGTTCAAAAACCACAGGTCAACGGCAAAAAAAATCGGGAAAGCGCTCAACTACGCGTTTTTCATTGCATTCCTTTATGTCGGCATAACCTTCGTGCTCAACCAGAACATCGACTCCTTTGTCGCCGCGGCAGGAATAATCGGAATCGCAATTGCGCTTGCATCACAGCAGACCGCGTCAAACGTCCTTGCCGGCATAATAACCGGTTTCCAGAAAAGCCTGTCCGAAGGCGACATCATAGAATTGGACGGCAAAATGGGGCAGGTCAAGGACATAAACCTGCTTTCAGTTGAAATGAAAACCTTTGACGGAAAAATAATGGTTATTCCAAAAGCCTATTTCATGTCAAACCCGTTCACGAACTATTCGACCGGAAAAGTGCTGCGCCTCGCCCTGCCATTGCAGGTAAGCGCAAAAGCCGACGTCAAAAAAATAAACGCAATCCTCATGGACATCTGCCTCAAGGACCCCAACGTATTGCCCGAAATACCGTATGAAACCACGTTTTTCGAAAAAATCCTGCAAAAGGAAACCGAAAAAAAAACCTACAACCCCGACGTCGTAATAAAAGGCGTTTCAGCCGACTTCTACGCAATAGAACTCCGGGTCTGGATCCACGACATAAAAAACAAGGACAAAATCGCGTCAGACCTCAACCAGACGATTTTCGAAAAATTCAAGGAAAACAAAATCGAGCTCAGGCCGGGAGCAGGCATTTGA
- a CDS encoding ATP-binding protein, translating into MAFELNEKPAIIGRSLSDIEKYGEQGTAYIGKVVMSSGERPVLGRKIRMDVAKPHLILICGKRGGGKSFSMAVLIEEMARLPMQVRNRIAVIVIDTVGIFWSLKKGDELNAEELSQWDLKAQATDIKVLVPKGKLDFYREKEIPVDGAFSIKASELEANEWMALFKLTWRDPEGVLLTRVIESVREKLGTYFGVDEIIAAAKSDEESESNTRQALVNRLRVAKTWGLIEKQAPKITDLAQAGAITIIDVSAYRQTIGAEGTKDIIVALVGKKLFEERMLFRKEEEIRLIKGKKRESGMPIVWMFIDEAHMFMPKDEENIALRVLLEWVRVGRQPGLSLVLATQRPDKLHPDTISQCDLFISHRMTSRPDIDAVSALRPSYLHKDFDKYYEEMPRSKGFAIILDDNSEKIWMTKIRPRYSWDAGVTASAFTD; encoded by the coding sequence ATGGCGTTTGAACTGAACGAGAAGCCTGCCATTATCGGCAGGAGCCTGTCCGACATTGAAAAGTACGGCGAGCAGGGCACGGCTTACATCGGAAAGGTTGTGATGTCTTCCGGCGAAAGGCCGGTGCTTGGAAGGAAAATCAGGATGGATGTTGCCAAGCCGCACCTAATACTGATTTGCGGCAAGCGCGGCGGGGGAAAGTCGTTCTCTATGGCCGTGCTCATCGAGGAAATGGCGCGCCTTCCAATGCAGGTGAGGAACCGGATTGCCGTCATTGTAATTGACACTGTCGGAATTTTCTGGAGCCTGAAAAAAGGCGATGAGCTGAATGCCGAGGAATTGTCGCAGTGGGATTTGAAGGCGCAGGCGACGGACATCAAGGTTTTGGTGCCGAAAGGCAAGCTTGACTTTTACAGGGAAAAAGAGATTCCGGTTGACGGCGCTTTTTCGATTAAGGCTTCGGAGCTTGAGGCAAATGAGTGGATGGCCTTGTTCAAGCTGACCTGGAGGGATCCGGAAGGCGTGCTTTTGACAAGGGTCATTGAAAGCGTGAGGGAAAAGCTCGGCACTTATTTTGGGGTTGACGAAATAATTGCCGCTGCGAAATCTGACGAGGAATCGGAGTCTAACACAAGGCAGGCTTTGGTGAACCGGCTTCGCGTTGCGAAAACCTGGGGCCTGATTGAAAAGCAGGCGCCCAAAATAACGGATTTGGCGCAGGCGGGAGCAATCACTATAATCGATGTTTCGGCTTACCGGCAGACAATCGGAGCGGAGGGCACCAAGGACATCATTGTCGCATTGGTCGGCAAAAAACTGTTCGAGGAGCGCATGCTTTTCAGGAAAGAAGAGGAAATCAGGCTGATTAAGGGGAAAAAGCGCGAGAGCGGCATGCCGATTGTCTGGATGTTCATTGACGAGGCGCACATGTTCATGCCAAAGGACGAGGAAAACATTGCGTTGAGGGTTTTGCTTGAATGGGTTCGTGTCGGAAGGCAGCCGGGCCTGTCACTGGTTTTGGCTACGCAGAGGCCGGACAAACTGCATCCGGACACGATAAGCCAGTGCGATTTGTTCATCAGCCACCGCATGACTTCGCGGCCGGATATCGACGCGGTTTCGGCTTTGCGGCCGAGCTATTTGCACAAGGATTTTGACAAGTATTATGAGGAAATGCCGCGCTCGAAGGGCTTTGCAATTATCCTGGATGACAATTCCGAAAAAATCTGGATGACGAAAATCAGGCCCCGCTATTCGTGGGATGCCGGCGTCACGGCAAGCGCGTTCACGGATTAA